The following proteins are encoded in a genomic region of Cydia fagiglandana chromosome 26, ilCydFagi1.1, whole genome shotgun sequence:
- the LOC134677491 gene encoding solute carrier family 25 member 44 encodes MLLGIWNREVEHRTEEKMAATIVENPPPHLITTIEWSMMDKGKFFPLYTLSSFTVRCALYPLTLVKTQIQLQRKKEAYSGVADAISKIYRHEGVSGLYRGFWLSSFQIISGVFYISTYEGVRHELGKYDVSPKVKSFIGGGCASLVGQTIIVPFDVLSQHLMVLGLIKGRAGGSRNPKINPLGLNLDARLSKSQLAREVARRVYQQHGVLGYYRGYLASLAAYVPNSALWWALYTAYQDELLKICPTWVSHLLIQCVAGTLGGFTTTILTNPLDIVRARLQVEGVGTMRKVFKDLWAEEGLWGLYAKGLSARLLQSACFSSSIILGYETIKRLAVADQYRAHVRW; translated from the exons ATGCTACTAGGTATATGGAATAGGGAGGTAGAGCATAGAACAGAAGAGAAGATGGCGGCGACGATAGTGGAGAATCCTCCGCCGCATCTTATTACTACGATAGAATGGAGCATGATGGATAAAGGGAAGTTTTTCCCACTGTACACGCTAAGCAGTTTTACAG TACGCTGTGCCCTATACCCGCTGACGCTAGTGAAAACGCAAATACAGCTGCAACGTAAGAAGGAGGCCTACAGCGGAGTCGCCGACGCCATCTCCAAGATATACAGGCACGAGGGCGTCTCCGGGCTCTACCGGGGCTTCTGGCTATCCAgt TTTCAGATTATTTCTGGAGTATTCTACATCTCCACGTACGAGGGGGTGCGGCATGAattaggaaaatatgatgttagTCCGAAAGTAAAG TCGTTCATAGGCGGCGGGTGTGCGTCGCTCGTAGGGCAGACCATCATAGTGCCATTCGACGTGCTCAGCCAACACTTGATGGTGCTCGGGCTGATCAAAGGACGCGCTGGAGGCAGTAGAAACCCT AAAATCAACCCACTAGGCTTGAACCTAGATGCACGATTATCGAAATCACAGCTGGCCCGAGAGGTAGCGCGGCGGGTATACCAGCAACACGGGGTACTCGGGTACTACCGCGGGTACCTCGCCTCGCTTGCCGCTTACGTGCCGAATTCAGCGCTATGGTGGGCGTTATACACCGCGTATCAAG ATGAGCTACTAAAGATATGTCCGACGTGGGTGTCGCACCTGCTGATCCAGTGCGTGGCCGGCACGCTGGGAGGGTTCACCACCACCATCCTCACCAACCCACTAGACATCGTCCGAGCGAGATTACAG GTAGAAGGCGTCGGCACGATGCGGAAAGTATTCAAAGACCTCTGGGCCGAGGAGGGCCTGTGGGGTCTGTACGCGAAAGGGCTCTCAGCGCGACTCCTGCAGTCGGCCTGCTTCTCCTCTTCCATCATACTCGGCTACGAGACCATCAAGCGGCTGGCGGTGGCCGACCAGTACCGCGCGCACGTGCGCTGGTAA
- the LOC134677716 gene encoding calmodulin-like protein 4 — translation MARYFKEQDIDEFRECFYLFARSGQITSLDELTVVMRSLGMSPTIQELAGYLKGKGGKMSFADFLEVMHIHSRAENLPTEVVNAFKAGDTEKRGVIPARQLRNLLQNWGEGLSAREVDNIFREANVSNNGTVRYEDFVKISCAPVPDYY, via the exons ATG GCGCGTTATTTCAAAGAACAAGATATCGATG AATTCCGTGAATGCTTCTACCTATTTGCAAGATCTGGGCAAATTACGTCGTTGGACGAGTTAACTGTGGTGATGCGGTCCCTCGGGATGAGCCCTACCATCCAGGAGCTAGCAG GTTACCTGAAGGGCAAGGGTGGAAAGATGTCATTCGCTGACTTCTTGGAGGTGATGCACATACACTCACGCGCGGAAAATCTGCCTACTGAG GTTGTCAACGCATTCAAGGCGGGTGACACGGAGAAACGTGGTGTAATCCCGGCGCGGCAGCTGCGTAACCTACTGCAGAACTGGGGCGAGGGTCTCTCTGCGAGGGAG GTCGACAACATCTTCCGCGAAGCCAACGTGTCCAACAACGGCACCGTACGGTACGAGGACTTCGTCAAGATCTCCTGCGCGCCTGTGCCCGACTACTACTAA
- the LOC134677457 gene encoding uncharacterized protein LOC134677457 translates to MAVQNKVLYAFRGWIAFVAFMDLGTAGRSYIERRSFLSHHGETEHLDGDFTISRMLGMYSVLKALALIHCTLYIHYRPVVSMGYWSLMLTIVLYFTEAFCYHSTNLNFYVVFPCILNIITLLGLIYLPTKLKLWGQIPGTSGMEREIEDENTQILRQMGNFKRRRPQAKNKYV, encoded by the exons ATGGCAGTGCAAAATAAAGTATTATACGCGTTTCGAGGATGGATAGCATTTGTTGCTTTTATGGACTTGGGGACCGCCGGCCGGTCGTACATCGAACGGCGGTCGTTCCTCAGTCACCACGGCGAAACTGAGCACTTGGATG GAGATTTCACAATCTCCCGTATGCTGGGCATGTATTCGGTGCTGAAGGCTCTGGCGCTCATCCACTGTACGCTTTACATACATTACAGGCC TGTGGTATCCATGGGCTACTGGTCCCTCATGCTGACCATTGTGCTGTACTTCACTGAAGCCTTCTGCTACCACTCAACCAACCTCAACTTCTACGTAGTGTTCCCGTGCATACTCAACA TAATAACCCTCCTCGGCCTCATATACCTGCCCACGAAGCTGAAGCTCTGGGGCCAGATCCCGGGCACCTCCGGCATGGAGCGAGAGATAGAAGACGAGAACACTCAGATCCTCCGGCAGATGGGCAACTTCAAGCGGCGGAGGCCGCAGGCCAAGAACAAGTATGTCTGA